In the Nitrospirales bacterium LBB_01 genome, one interval contains:
- a CDS encoding nitroreductase family protein, protein MIEELVKGNRSVRRFYQDVPVAMETLSWAVDISRYTASAANLQPLKYIMSNEAKTNELIFNTLTWAGYLKDWPGPAIGERPAAYIVMLGDTNISRNIICDHGIAAQTILLALREKGFGGCILISIKKEELREMLEIPDTLEIQMVIAIGKPKEQIVVTELDDGASIQYWRDENSVHYVPKRKLNDIIVKKYEK, encoded by the coding sequence GTGATAGAGGAATTGGTTAAGGGAAACCGCTCAGTTAGGAGATTTTATCAGGATGTTCCGGTAGCGATGGAGACACTTTCGTGGGCAGTTGATATATCAAGATATACGGCATCGGCCGCAAACCTTCAGCCGCTTAAATACATAATGTCTAATGAAGCCAAGACAAACGAACTAATTTTCAACACTCTTACGTGGGCCGGGTACTTAAAAGACTGGCCGGGGCCTGCTATTGGGGAGCGCCCTGCCGCCTACATTGTGATGCTTGGGGATACCAATATCAGCAGAAATATAATCTGCGACCACGGCATAGCGGCTCAGACTATACTTTTAGCGCTAAGAGAAAAAGGATTTGGTGGCTGCATTCTTATCTCTATAAAAAAAGAAGAGCTGCGGGAAATGCTTGAAATCCCTGACACGCTGGAAATTCAAATGGTAATAGCCATTGGAAAACCAAAAGAGCAGATTGTAGTCACAGAGTTAGATGATGGCGCAAGCATACAATACTGGCGCGATGAAAACTCCGTTCATTATGTGCCAAAAAGAAAGCTAAATGATATAATTGTAAAGAAGTATGAAAAATGA
- the mtnP gene encoding S-methyl-5'-thioadenosine phosphorylase — translation MANIGIIGGSGIYEMKGLQKVKDIPLETPFGKPSDNFKIVKIGGQDVVFLPRHHSSHNIPPHMINYRANIWGMKKLGVKTIIATGSVGSISSILTPGDIVLPDQIIDMTKNRPTTFFDEDAVYHVDFTEPYCPALRAFILKSAAECDISVLPRGTYVCTEGPRFETRAEIKLYGQLGSDMVGMTQMPEAILARELELCYATVATVTNYAAGISKEKLTTTEVIDAVRKVSQKLNTLLFQVVSDIGELHGCACKNALKDAKL, via the coding sequence ATGGCAAACATAGGGATTATAGGAGGAAGCGGCATATATGAGATGAAGGGGCTTCAAAAGGTTAAAGATATTCCGCTTGAAACTCCTTTTGGCAAGCCCTCGGATAATTTTAAGATAGTAAAAATTGGCGGACAGGATGTCGTATTTTTACCCAGGCACCACTCATCTCACAACATTCCGCCGCATATGATTAACTACCGGGCAAATATTTGGGGAATGAAAAAACTGGGGGTTAAAACCATAATTGCAACCGGCTCTGTTGGCTCTATAAGCTCAATACTGACTCCCGGTGATATAGTGCTGCCTGATCAAATTATAGATATGACAAAGAATCGTCCCACTACGTTTTTTGATGAGGACGCAGTGTATCACGTGGATTTTACTGAACCTTACTGTCCGGCGCTAAGAGCGTTTATTTTAAAAAGCGCCGCTGAGTGCGATATATCGGTTTTGCCAAGAGGCACTTATGTATGCACCGAGGGCCCCCGGTTTGAAACCAGAGCTGAGATTAAGCTCTACGGTCAGCTTGGCTCAGACATGGTTGGGATGACTCAGATGCCTGAGGCTATTTTAGCAAGAGAACTTGAACTTTGCTATGCCACAGTTGCCACAGTTACAAATTATGCGGCTGGAATAAGCAAAGAAAAACTCACCACCACTGAGGTGATTGATGCTGTCAGAAAGGTCTCTCAAAAACTTAACACTCTGCTGTTTCAGGTGGTATCAGACATTGGGGAGCTTCATGGCTGTGCGTGTAAGAACGCTTTAAAGGATGCTAAGTTGTGA
- a CDS encoding site-specific DNA-methyltransferase: MNEEPINKIYNGDIMTLLKQLPDKCVDMVYSDPDYNIGIKYNANSYTTSFESYISWYTELAKESMRVLKDEGNIFFINYPRQNAYLWVHYLDKACYEVSEYVWVYNSNVGHSPRKFTRAHRSILHCRKNKESKWYKSQVAEPYKNPTDKRIINNIANGSSGRMPYSWLYFDLVKNVSKDKTMHSCQIPTGLVEKLIKASTIENDIVLIHFAGSGNEIFTCKKLNRNFISAEIDVIYYQMINERLKINGDIPDKYKLKKEIQIQKIF, from the coding sequence ATGAATGAAGAACCTATAAATAAAATATATAATGGAGATATTATGACTCTGTTGAAACAACTTCCTGATAAGTGTGTTGATATGGTCTATAGTGATCCTGATTATAATATTGGAATAAAGTATAACGCTAATAGTTATACAACTTCATTTGAATCCTATATTTCATGGTATACAGAATTAGCAAAAGAATCTATGCGTGTATTAAAAGATGAAGGGAATATTTTTTTTATCAATTATCCGCGTCAAAATGCTTATTTATGGGTACATTACTTAGATAAAGCTTGTTATGAAGTCTCTGAATATGTTTGGGTGTATAATTCCAACGTAGGACATTCTCCTAGAAAATTCACTCGCGCACATAGAAGTATTTTACATTGTAGAAAAAATAAAGAAAGTAAATGGTACAAATCACAAGTAGCAGAGCCTTACAAAAATCCGACAGATAAAAGAATAATAAATAATATTGCTAATGGTTCGTCAGGTAGAATGCCATATTCTTGGTTGTATTTTGATCTGGTTAAAAATGTATCGAAAGATAAAACTATGCATTCCTGTCAAATTCCAACAGGATTAGTAGAAAAGCTGATTAAAGCATCAACAATAGAGAATGATATTGTCTTAATTCATTTTGCTGGTTCTGGGAATGAAATATTTACTTGTAAAAAACTAAATCGAAATTTTATTAGCGCAGAAATAGATGTAATATATTACCAAATGATAAACGAACGATTGAAAATTAATGGTGATATTCCCGATAAATATAAATTAAAAAAAGAAATACAAATACAGAAAATATTTTAG
- a CDS encoding TldD/PmbA family protein, whose protein sequence is MLKEELCHDMIRAALSRGGDYCDVFFESKTPLSISLEDGNIERFFTGNDTGVGIRVISRNKSCYAYTNELTSGALLDAASGLALAVIGRKPKDITLNLVRSKPAIDFAILKPPVSIKAEEKTDLVMRADRAARALADKIRQVSVSYHDYIQRVMIVNSEGLLCEDERVQSLFTVTVVASDEGITQSAYESAGGFTGFELFDSINVEELSIKAAKRALMMLRADRIQGGRMPVVISSEAGGTMIHEAIGHGLEADLTGQGLSVYAGKLGERVASDAVTVIDDGTMPGKRGSYRFDDEGTHSGRNVLVENGILVKYMNDRLWAMKDGAAPTGNGRRESYKYRPIPRMTNTYLAAGSDKAEDAFKGIKEGLFVKKMGGGQVNTVTGDFVFDVQEGFLIKDSCNTGQLVRGATLCGNGPEVLRSIDFISSDLGFAIGTCGKDGQGVPVTDALPTIRIPEIVVGGASR, encoded by the coding sequence ATGCTTAAAGAGGAGCTTTGCCATGATATGATACGGGCGGCATTAAGCCGTGGAGGGGATTACTGTGATGTGTTTTTTGAGTCAAAAACCCCTCTTTCTATCTCCCTTGAAGATGGTAACATAGAGAGATTTTTTACGGGTAATGATACCGGCGTAGGCATTCGGGTGATAAGCCGCAACAAAAGCTGCTACGCTTACACAAATGAGCTTACATCCGGCGCTCTTTTAGATGCGGCAAGCGGGTTAGCTCTGGCTGTAATCGGGAGAAAGCCAAAGGATATTACGCTTAACCTTGTGCGCTCAAAACCTGCCATAGATTTTGCAATACTAAAACCTCCCGTCTCAATCAAAGCTGAGGAAAAGACGGATTTAGTAATGCGGGCAGACAGAGCGGCAAGAGCATTGGCAGATAAAATCAGACAGGTGTCGGTTAGCTATCATGACTACATTCAGCGTGTGATGATAGTTAACTCGGAGGGACTTTTGTGTGAGGATGAGCGTGTGCAGAGTCTTTTTACTGTGACTGTTGTGGCATCTGATGAGGGCATAACACAGAGCGCTTATGAGTCTGCTGGAGGATTTACCGGCTTTGAACTTTTTGATTCCATTAATGTTGAGGAGCTTTCAATTAAGGCTGCAAAACGAGCGCTTATGATGCTAAGAGCAGATCGGATTCAAGGCGGACGAATGCCTGTGGTAATTTCCTCAGAGGCTGGAGGAACAATGATTCATGAGGCGATAGGACACGGACTTGAAGCGGACTTAACCGGTCAGGGGCTTTCCGTCTATGCCGGTAAACTCGGAGAGCGTGTTGCCTCAGATGCTGTCACAGTAATTGATGACGGGACAATGCCGGGCAAACGCGGCTCCTACCGGTTTGATGACGAGGGAACACACTCAGGCAGAAATGTGTTGGTAGAAAACGGCATTTTGGTAAAATATATGAATGACCGCCTATGGGCTATGAAAGACGGAGCCGCTCCAACCGGAAACGGGCGTCGAGAATCATATAAGTATAGACCGATACCGAGAATGACAAACACTTACCTTGCCGCAGGCTCTGATAAAGCTGAGGACGCCTTCAAGGGAATCAAAGAGGGACTTTTCGTAAAGAAAATGGGAGGCGGTCAGGTCAATACGGTTACCGGTGATTTTGTGTTTGACGTTCAGGAGGGATTTTTAATTAAAGACAGCTGCAACACGGGGCAGCTTGTACGGGGAGCAACACTCTGTGGAAACGGCCCTGAGGTGCTAAGGTCAATAGATTTCATATCATCTGATTTAGGGTTTGCCATTGGCACATGCGGCAAAGACGGTCAGGGAGTGCCTGTTACGGATGCTCTGCCGACAATACGAATACCAGAGATTGTAGTAGGAGGCGCTTCACGGTGA
- a CDS encoding TolC family protein: MIDMVKYFTKALFAAFVMFFFHSTLLHAELDTIAPGSLLTVESCVETAVKHHPELLSYYYAIKAKEAQVGQVRAGFLPRLDFTYSYTRIQLVNDFPATSQKVYNNSDFYTALGLTQTIYDFGKISTNLEISNLKLDASHFDYITKLDSITFEVKKAYFGVLKALKSRDVDTVTVKQFTEHLEQAKNFYKAGTKSRYDVTKAEVDLSNAKLTLLKGENALKQAWVSFNNAMGIYSTSEYKLTETLSFVPFDITFKDAMERAMKNRPDLKSLTALKDAAKKSIQYARTDYYPTVSGTAAYMFDGSRYPADNGWSAGVTLSWNIFKGLETKHKVAEAAADFESSDSKINALKLEIQSAIQKAYLDLTLAKESIANAQIQLQQAEENLEIVKLRYESGLSGPVELTDALITRQNANLTYINALYDYKIAVAAIEKTMGR; the protein is encoded by the coding sequence GTGATTGATATGGTGAAGTATTTTACTAAAGCGCTTTTTGCCGCATTTGTGATGTTTTTTTTTCACAGTACTCTCTTACATGCTGAGTTAGACACGATAGCGCCGGGCTCTTTGCTTACAGTAGAGTCCTGTGTTGAGACAGCCGTAAAACATCACCCTGAACTTCTTAGTTACTACTATGCTATAAAAGCAAAAGAGGCACAGGTTGGACAGGTGAGGGCAGGATTTTTACCGCGCCTTGATTTTACGTATTCATACACGAGAATTCAGTTGGTAAACGATTTCCCTGCCACATCCCAAAAGGTTTATAATAACTCCGATTTCTATACAGCCCTTGGGCTTACTCAAACCATCTACGATTTTGGAAAAATCAGCACTAATCTTGAAATTTCTAACCTTAAACTTGACGCTTCACATTTTGATTACATCACTAAACTTGACTCAATAACCTTTGAGGTTAAGAAAGCATACTTTGGCGTACTTAAAGCGTTAAAATCCCGCGATGTTGATACTGTAACAGTTAAGCAGTTTACGGAGCATCTTGAGCAAGCTAAGAACTTCTACAAAGCCGGCACAAAGTCCAGATATGATGTGACTAAAGCAGAAGTTGATTTAAGTAACGCAAAGCTCACACTCCTAAAGGGTGAAAACGCTCTCAAACAGGCTTGGGTATCTTTTAATAACGCTATGGGTATTTACTCAACATCGGAGTATAAACTTACCGAGACACTTTCTTTTGTGCCGTTTGATATAACTTTTAAAGATGCTATGGAGCGCGCCATGAAAAACCGACCTGATTTAAAATCTCTGACAGCGCTAAAGGATGCCGCAAAGAAATCTATCCAATACGCCAGGACTGACTATTATCCCACAGTCTCAGGCACAGCCGCCTACATGTTTGACGGCAGCAGGTATCCGGCAGATAACGGCTGGAGCGCTGGAGTTACACTTAGCTGGAATATTTTTAAGGGGCTTGAGACAAAACACAAGGTGGCTGAGGCTGCAGCAGATTTTGAATCGTCTGATTCTAAAATTAATGCTCTCAAACTTGAAATTCAAAGCGCAATCCAAAAAGCATACCTTGATCTTACGCTTGCCAAAGAAAGCATCGCTAACGCACAAATACAGTTGCAGCAGGCAGAGGAAAATCTGGAGATTGTTAAACTCAGGTACGAATCCGGTCTCAGCGGGCCTGTTGAGCTGACCGATGCGTTGATTACCCGTCAAAACGCAAACCTGACCTACATAAATGCCCTGTACGATTACAAAATTGCCGTAGCGGCTATAGAAAAGACGATGGGAAGATAA
- a CDS encoding cupin domain-containing protein translates to MIEVLDLKKLIKFSSEKFTRQMLSDKPEMRVALMCLEPGQEITPHKAPLRLMMFCVEGSGVFIVGDEEIEADAKTAILCDPQVPHGFKASKGERLVVMAVVTPADTE, encoded by the coding sequence ATGATAGAAGTATTGGATCTAAAAAAATTGATAAAGTTTAGTTCGGAGAAGTTTACAAGACAGATGCTTTCAGATAAGCCTGAGATGAGGGTGGCACTGATGTGTTTGGAGCCGGGGCAGGAGATAACTCCGCATAAGGCGCCGCTTAGGCTTATGATGTTTTGTGTGGAGGGCAGCGGGGTTTTCATTGTCGGGGATGAGGAAATAGAGGCGGATGCTAAAACCGCAATTCTTTGCGACCCTCAGGTGCCGCACGGTTTTAAGGCTTCAAAAGGGGAAAGACTTGTCGTCATGGCTGTTGTCACACCGGCTGACACTGAGTAG